One Nitrospirota bacterium DNA segment encodes these proteins:
- a CDS encoding response regulator has protein sequence MPEGRILVVDDEADVRKSVHLALKKAGYDVVEAEDGEQAIKRIRSGDNPLMVDAIICDIYMPKINGMEAIAFFRSQFPSVPIVVLTGKPDLSGATSLLKQGVADYLVKPVEPDKLVAVVGKLAKQHVYKDPFKT, from the coding sequence ATGCCAGAAGGAAGAATATTAGTCGTCGATGACGAGGCCGATGTCCGAAAGTCGGTTCACTTGGCGCTCAAAAAAGCCGGTTACGATGTCGTCGAAGCCGAAGATGGTGAACAAGCCATTAAGCGCATCCGGTCCGGCGATAATCCGCTCATGGTCGACGCGATCATCTGCGATATCTATATGCCGAAAATCAACGGAATGGAGGCTATCGCCTTCTTCCGTTCCCAATTCCCTTCGGTTCCCATCGTGGTGCTGACCGGGAAACCCGATCTGAGCGGCGCGACATCGTTATTGAAACAGGGAGTTGCCGATTATTTGGTCAAGCCCGTCGAGCCGGACAAACTCGTCGCGGTGGTCGGCAAGCTGGCCAAACAGCACGTGTACAAAGACCCGTTCAAAACCTGA
- a CDS encoding efflux RND transporter periplasmic adaptor subunit has translation MFLITACGSRDEAGLPATQGAPAAIKAAVTEVRAARFPVVVEVTGQIAAASQATLSAKVQGTVQELRVREGETVRKGQTLIVLDSRDLRANLARAEAEYDNARAHLARMQRLYQQESVAKQELENATRAYKVAEASRRAAEAHLSDTVIKAPFDGVVTEKHIEVGELAAPGRPVLKLEDPRRLRLEATVSERDVKAVAVGDKVGVVVDALGDRPLTGTVAQVLPAGDPATHTFVVKVDLPPAPGLKSGMFGRMRLDKGASQTLAVPEPALIERGQLTGVYVIGDDQVAHLRWVKVGRTFGANIEVLSGLDAGERILADASLGVDGARVEPTESVASPTKP, from the coding sequence ATGTTCCTGATTACCGCCTGCGGCTCGCGCGACGAGGCCGGCCTGCCTGCGACACAGGGCGCGCCGGCGGCGATCAAGGCAGCGGTCACGGAGGTGCGAGCCGCCCGGTTTCCCGTCGTGGTGGAGGTGACGGGACAGATCGCCGCCGCGTCGCAAGCCACGCTCTCCGCCAAGGTTCAAGGCACCGTGCAGGAACTGCGCGTGCGCGAGGGCGAAACGGTGAGGAAGGGCCAGACGCTGATCGTGCTGGACAGCCGCGACCTGCGCGCCAACTTGGCGCGCGCGGAAGCGGAGTACGACAACGCGCGGGCGCATCTCGCCCGTATGCAGCGGCTGTATCAGCAGGAATCGGTCGCCAAGCAGGAGCTCGAGAACGCGACCCGCGCCTATAAGGTCGCCGAGGCCAGCCGGCGGGCGGCGGAAGCGCACCTCAGCGATACCGTCATCAAAGCTCCCTTCGACGGCGTCGTCACGGAGAAACACATCGAGGTCGGCGAGTTGGCCGCGCCGGGCCGGCCGGTGCTGAAGCTCGAAGACCCCCGGCGCCTGCGCCTGGAAGCGACGGTGTCCGAAAGGGACGTGAAAGCCGTGGCGGTGGGCGACAAGGTGGGAGTCGTCGTCGACGCCCTGGGCGATCGGCCCTTGACCGGCACGGTCGCGCAAGTCCTCCCCGCGGGCGATCCCGCCACTCACACTTTTGTAGTGAAAGTCGATCTGCCCCCGGCGCCGGGCCTCAAGAGCGGCATGTTCGGCCGCATGCGTCTGGACAAGGGCGCAAGTCAGACGCTGGCGGTGCCTGAGCCGGCCCTGATCGAACGAGGCCAGTTGACCGGCGTGTACGTGATCGGGGACGACCAGGTCGCTCATCTCCGCTGGGTGAAAGTCGGGCGCACGTTCGGGGCCAACATCGAAGTGCTGTCCGGACTCGATGCGGGCGAACGGATTCTGGCCGATGCGAGCCTGGGGGTGGACGGCGCGCGCGTCGAGCCCACCGAATCGGTCGCCTCCCCTACGAAGCCGTAA
- a CDS encoding adenylate/guanylate cyclase domain-containing protein — MWDRMLRTLGSPAAVGLLVGTVVTMAVVGIRVAGYLELWELKVYDWLLRTQPPTSPTEPRIVLIGVTERDVQRLGRWPFTDGLLAQVLEALLAHQPRAIGVDFYRNFPVPPGHQALESLLNSHPNVIMVMKFGGDTLANVPPPPILNDTDQVGFNDLLIDEDGVVRRGLLFLDDGQHTVYSFALRLALKYLEPEGVFPQPDRLHPEHLRLGQSSLRPLEPNDGGYVGVDARGYQFLLDFDGEPPSLQTYSVSDLLAGRITSEALKDKIVILGATAESVPDLFHTPYRSGLGADQRGMYGVVVHAHLVSQLLRAALAGAEPRKSPGETHEVVWTFMWGLLGGVTGTVSRSTWRFAVFVVGGLGLLLVIVWSAFWGGWWIPSLPPALAYVASTAVLTAAIVGREKLERAQLMQLFSRHVSPEVAEQIWQQRELFWDGGRPRPQKLTVTVLFSDLEGFTPAAEQMDPQRLMSWMNTYIETMAHLVMQHGGVVDDYFGDAIKANFGVPLARTMEEDIAHDARNAVRCALAMEAELRRLNQLWHAQHLPTARMRIGIFTGQAVAGSLGSAERLKYTTIGDTVNIAARLESFQKDAWESGSDQSSCRILIGDSTVRYLDPALVIRPLGEMSLRGKTFKVTVYQLIGRADHVASHAHRVTLGG, encoded by the coding sequence ATGTGGGACAGGATGCTCCGGACGCTTGGCTCACCGGCGGCCGTGGGTCTTCTGGTCGGGACGGTCGTCACCATGGCGGTGGTGGGTATCCGGGTCGCGGGATATCTGGAGCTGTGGGAGCTAAAGGTTTACGATTGGCTTCTAAGGACGCAGCCTCCCACGAGCCCCACGGAGCCTCGAATTGTTTTGATCGGGGTCACGGAACGCGACGTTCAGAGGTTGGGTCGATGGCCGTTCACCGACGGTCTGTTGGCACAGGTGCTCGAAGCGCTCCTGGCGCACCAACCCCGCGCCATCGGCGTCGACTTCTATCGAAATTTTCCCGTTCCGCCAGGACATCAGGCCTTGGAATCACTGCTGAATAGCCACCCGAACGTCATCATGGTCATGAAATTCGGCGGCGACACCTTGGCAAACGTTCCTCCGCCGCCGATTCTTAATGACACGGATCAAGTGGGATTTAACGATCTGTTGATCGATGAGGACGGCGTGGTCCGGCGGGGCCTGCTGTTTCTGGATGATGGGCAGCACACGGTCTATTCGTTTGCCTTGCGCTTGGCGCTCAAGTATCTCGAGCCTGAAGGTGTGTTCCCCCAGCCCGATCGCCTCCATCCTGAGCACCTGCGCTTGGGACAGTCGTCGCTGAGGCCCCTTGAGCCGAACGACGGGGGATATGTCGGGGTGGACGCGCGGGGCTATCAGTTTTTGCTGGATTTCGACGGGGAGCCGCCGTCCCTGCAGACCTACTCCGTCAGCGACCTGTTGGCCGGCCGGATCACTTCAGAAGCCTTGAAAGATAAGATCGTCATCCTCGGAGCGACCGCCGAAAGCGTGCCGGATCTGTTCCACACGCCGTATCGATCGGGACTCGGCGCGGATCAGCGCGGCATGTACGGCGTGGTCGTGCACGCCCATCTCGTGAGCCAACTGCTGCGCGCGGCCCTCGCGGGCGCTGAGCCGCGCAAGAGTCCGGGGGAGACGCACGAAGTTGTGTGGACATTCATGTGGGGCTTGCTGGGAGGCGTCACGGGCACCGTCAGCCGCTCGACCTGGCGATTTGCGGTCTTTGTGGTGGGCGGCCTGGGACTCCTGCTCGTGATCGTCTGGAGCGCCTTCTGGGGCGGGTGGTGGATCCCGTCTCTTCCACCGGCATTGGCCTACGTCGCTTCGACCGCGGTCCTGACGGCTGCGATCGTCGGCCGGGAAAAACTCGAGCGCGCGCAATTGATGCAGCTCTTCTCCCGCCACGTCTCACCCGAGGTGGCGGAGCAAATCTGGCAGCAGCGCGAACTCTTCTGGGACGGAGGGCGTCCCCGACCTCAGAAGCTGACCGTCACGGTTCTCTTCTCCGATCTCGAGGGGTTTACGCCCGCCGCCGAGCAGATGGACCCCCAGCGTCTCATGAGTTGGATGAACACCTATATCGAAACCATGGCTCATCTGGTGATGCAGCATGGCGGGGTAGTGGACGACTACTTCGGCGACGCCATCAAGGCCAACTTCGGGGTGCCGCTCGCGCGGACGATGGAGGAGGACATCGCCCATGACGCACGAAACGCCGTTCGCTGCGCGCTCGCCATGGAAGCCGAACTGCGGCGCCTGAACCAGCTTTGGCACGCGCAGCACCTGCCGACGGCGAGGATGCGAATCGGGATTTTTACCGGGCAGGCGGTGGCCGGCAGCCTCGGCAGCGCCGAGCGTCTGAAGTACACGACCATCGGCGACACCGTGAACATCGCCGCTCGACTTGAAAGTTTTCAGAAAGACGCGTGGGAATCCGGCTCCGACCAAAGCTCGTGCCGGATTTTGATCGGAGATTCAACCGTCCGATACTTGGATCCGGCGCTTGTCATACGGCCTCTTGGCGAGATGAGCCTCAGGGGGAAAACGTTCAAGGTGACCGTGTACCAACTGATCGGCAGAGCTGACCACGTCGCATCTCATGCGCACAGGGTCACGCTGGGAGGGTAG
- a CDS encoding DUF928 domain-containing protein yields MMTSIPRNVPPLAVALAILLLPVEAGADQQPGPSSSTGQQKSPATPVAAPVYKPPVRGAPGGRVGGGTRSLRLSGMDQTFTLSVLAPNHTGLTAQEQPVLYWYLSKPITTAVVFNLSDDGANPVAEQVLNPPFQAGIQRLRLADFGVRLEAGKQYRWFVAVVPDPKRRSKDILAGATIERTELAEAAAGGLAQSTRVEASKLYAEEGYWYDALSAVSEEIDANPDNGAFRSYRAALLRQIGLNEVAEQDENLAGGK; encoded by the coding sequence ATGATGACCTCCATACCGCGCAACGTACCGCCGCTCGCCGTCGCCCTCGCGATACTCCTGCTTCCTGTAGAAGCAGGGGCGGACCAACAACCTGGACCGTCCTCTTCGACCGGCCAGCAGAAGAGTCCGGCCACCCCGGTCGCTGCGCCGGTGTACAAGCCGCCGGTGCGCGGCGCGCCGGGCGGCAGGGTGGGGGGAGGAACGAGGAGCCTTCGGCTGAGCGGCATGGACCAAACGTTTACCTTGTCGGTGCTCGCCCCGAATCACACGGGACTCACTGCCCAGGAACAGCCGGTTTTGTATTGGTATCTCTCGAAGCCGATCACGACAGCGGTTGTCTTCAATCTGAGCGACGACGGCGCCAACCCGGTTGCGGAGCAGGTGTTAAACCCGCCCTTCCAAGCTGGCATTCAGCGGCTGCGGCTGGCCGATTTCGGTGTCCGCCTGGAAGCGGGCAAGCAATACCGGTGGTTTGTAGCCGTGGTGCCCGACCCGAAGCGGCGCTCAAAAGACATCCTGGCCGGGGCCACGATTGAACGCACCGAGCTAGCCGAAGCGGCTGCCGGCGGTCTGGCTCAGAGCACCCGTGTAGAAGCTTCAAAGCTCTACGCGGAAGAAGGGTATTGGTACGATGCGCTTTCGGCGGTGTCCGAGGAAATCGACGCGAATCCCGACAACGGGGCCTTTCGTTCATACCGGGCTGCGCTTCTCAGACAGATCGGCTTGAACGAGGTTGCCGAACAAGACGAGAACCTCGCCGGGGGGAAGTAG
- a CDS encoding cytochrome c peroxidase encodes MARTAIIVITACVLIGVASPVFFTGERPAQASPAVEGMPGTVTIDGITVLDIGPLPTAVPMPPTNLNYKAKIELGKQLYFDGRLSKNNSVSCAFCHTPGSGFADPRQTSIGVDGKVGGRQAPTVYNTAFNHLQFWDGRARSLEEQAIGPIQNPVEMAETHENVVKKLGKIKGYQQQFRAVFGTEVNLQGIAEAIAAYERTILSTNSAFDKYMLGDKAAMDEAAVRGMALFKGKARCILCHNGPNFTDNKFHNLGVPQVGPMKEDLGRYYVTRLEKDKGAFKTPTLRSITETAPYMHDGAFKTLEEVIDFLDKGGGPNPNLSPLIKPLGLTAEEKADLLAFLKALAGEPIKFEMPKLPK; translated from the coding sequence ATGGCGCGAACGGCGATCATAGTCATCACTGCGTGTGTCCTGATCGGGGTTGCAAGCCCGGTCTTTTTCACCGGCGAACGGCCCGCGCAAGCGTCGCCGGCCGTCGAGGGCATGCCGGGGACCGTGACGATCGACGGCATCACCGTCCTGGACATCGGTCCGCTGCCGACCGCCGTGCCGATGCCGCCGACCAATCTCAATTACAAGGCGAAAATCGAGCTGGGCAAGCAGCTCTACTTCGACGGCCGGCTGTCCAAGAACAATTCGGTCTCCTGCGCGTTCTGCCATACGCCCGGCTCCGGCTTCGCCGACCCACGCCAGACCTCCATCGGCGTGGACGGCAAGGTGGGCGGGCGCCAGGCTCCGACCGTGTACAACACGGCGTTCAACCATCTGCAGTTCTGGGACGGCCGCGCCCGGTCGTTGGAGGAGCAGGCGATCGGACCGATCCAGAATCCGGTCGAGATGGCGGAGACCCATGAGAACGTGGTGAAGAAGCTGGGCAAGATCAAGGGCTACCAGCAACAGTTCCGCGCGGTCTTCGGAACCGAGGTGAACCTGCAGGGGATCGCCGAGGCGATCGCGGCCTACGAACGGACGATCCTCTCGACCAACTCCGCGTTCGACAAGTATATGCTGGGCGACAAGGCGGCGATGGACGAGGCGGCGGTGCGGGGGATGGCGCTCTTCAAAGGCAAGGCCCGCTGCATCCTGTGCCACAACGGCCCCAACTTCACCGACAACAAGTTCCACAACCTCGGCGTCCCGCAGGTCGGGCCGATGAAAGAAGACCTGGGCCGCTACTACGTCACGCGGTTGGAGAAAGACAAAGGGGCATTCAAAACCCCGACGCTGCGGAGCATCACGGAGACCGCGCCGTACATGCACGACGGCGCGTTCAAAACGTTGGAAGAAGTGATCGACTTCCTCGACAAGGGCGGGGGGCCGAATCCCAACCTGAGCCCGCTCATCAAGCCGCTCGGACTCACGGCCGAAGAGAAGGCCGACCTCCTGGCGTTTCTCAAGGCCTTGGCCGGCGAGCCGATCAAATTCGAGATGCCCAAGCTGCCCAAGTAG
- a CDS encoding HAMP domain-containing sensor histidine kinase, which translates to MSRDPEQAAEAGALPSRRRTIRREEDRRLIRRDRELEAARRVTEALFEHLTTETLVANALQTALDVVGAESGSILLADAESRQLVFRHSIGKSPVQVGTTIPWDLGIAGEVFHSGVPMVIHDAQADPRHFPGIDKLTGHETHDMITVPLKRWEGEPIGVLQVLNKREGRLDEDDVALLTIVSAIAATSIEQARLYQDAKLAEVARILGNIGHDIKNLLMPVVCGTGLLEGEIKELLESSSNIQAARAKASFELCREVIGMVRSSTRRIHDRVREIADCIKGLSAPPEFAPCQVAAVVESVFKTLHWLAQEQGVTLQVKELDHLPPIVADERRLFNAFYNLVNNAIPEVQPGGSVTISGRTEDDGKHILISVADTGRGIPPDVLRTLFTPRTISRKAGGTGLGTKIVKDVVDAHGGEVTVDSQVGVGTTFHLRLPLQPPGA; encoded by the coding sequence ATGTCTCGCGATCCTGAGCAAGCGGCGGAAGCCGGCGCCCTTCCGAGTCGGCGGCGAACGATCCGGCGCGAAGAAGACCGTCGCTTGATCAGGCGCGACCGCGAACTGGAAGCTGCACGCCGCGTCACGGAGGCTCTCTTTGAGCACCTCACCACGGAAACGCTCGTGGCGAACGCGCTCCAGACCGCGCTGGATGTCGTAGGCGCCGAGAGCGGTTCCATTCTCCTCGCCGACGCTGAGTCCAGGCAACTCGTCTTTCGTCACTCGATCGGCAAAAGTCCGGTGCAGGTCGGCACAACGATTCCTTGGGACCTGGGTATCGCCGGCGAAGTGTTTCATTCAGGGGTACCGATGGTGATCCACGACGCCCAGGCCGACCCCCGGCATTTCCCTGGAATCGACAAGCTGACCGGACATGAGACCCACGACATGATTACGGTCCCGCTGAAGCGATGGGAGGGGGAACCGATCGGGGTTCTTCAGGTTCTGAACAAACGCGAGGGGCGCCTTGACGAGGATGATGTGGCGCTTCTGACGATCGTCTCCGCCATCGCTGCCACGTCCATCGAGCAGGCGCGTCTCTACCAGGACGCCAAGCTTGCCGAAGTCGCGCGCATCCTGGGGAATATCGGCCACGACATCAAGAATCTGTTGATGCCGGTCGTGTGCGGGACCGGGCTGCTGGAAGGTGAGATCAAGGAACTCTTGGAGAGCTCGAGCAACATTCAAGCCGCAAGGGCCAAAGCCAGCTTCGAACTCTGCAGAGAAGTGATCGGGATGGTGCGAAGCTCGACGCGCCGAATTCATGATCGAGTCCGGGAGATCGCCGATTGCATCAAGGGACTGAGCGCGCCGCCTGAGTTCGCTCCTTGTCAGGTGGCCGCGGTCGTGGAGTCCGTCTTTAAAACCCTGCACTGGTTGGCACAAGAACAGGGCGTCACTTTACAGGTGAAGGAGCTCGATCACCTCCCCCCCATCGTGGCTGATGAGCGTCGTCTGTTTAATGCCTTCTACAACTTGGTCAACAATGCCATCCCGGAAGTCCAACCCGGCGGGTCCGTGACCATCAGTGGGCGGACTGAAGACGATGGGAAGCACATCCTGATCTCCGTCGCTGATACGGGCCGCGGCATTCCACCTGACGTGTTGCGCACTCTTTTTACGCCCCGAACCATCAGTCGCAAAGCAGGCGGCACCGGGCTCGGCACCAAGATCGTCAAAGACGTTGTCGACGCGCATGGCGGAGAGGTGACCGTGGATAGCCAAGTCGGCGTTGGGACCACGTTCCATCTCCGTCTTCCTCTCCAGCCGCCCGGCGCGTAA
- a CDS encoding efflux RND transporter permease subunit, producing MAGEEERTVMNEQAPITHHASPGSIAVKNEMGAPHHASRITHYGLSGRIAALFISSKLTPLIVVGVLLLGLFAVLLTPREEEPQIVVPMVDVFLPFPGASAKVVEEQLTKPIERKISEIKGVEYLYSLSRPGGALLIVRFYVGEPMEQSLVDLYDKLMSNQDLLPSGAGPFQVKPRDINDVPIVTITLSSSRYSEFHLRRLAQSVLEEVKKVPNTSGGFIVGGGRRELRVQLDPSRLKAYGVTPLHIASVIRGENLSLPAGRFQSENRDYVVETGRFIGSREDLESLVVGVFRPDTRSGRDLAEGAARLIYLRQVADVADGPGETTSYVWFGVGPSPSPLPAGGERAGVRGETPAVTVAIAKQARTNAVTVAREVVRKVEELKGTVLPADVLVTVTRDYGETADEKANELLWHLLIAVAAVVVFLGLALGPRPALVVSIAIPLTLALTLFTSMLIGYTINRVTLFALIFSIGILVDDAIVVVENTYRHLSLRVLPHREASIYAVDEVGNPTILATFTVIAALLPMAFVSGLMGPYMRPIPVNASIAMFFSLLIAFVVIPWFCQKCYRPSPSPLPNGERARERGMGEGSAQEQEREARGWTYRLYQRLLNPLLSHPVIAYAFLAGVALLLLASLALFSTRAVAVKMLPFDNKSELQIVIDMPEGTTLEETARVTQALTRYVATVPEVRDYQAYVGTASPFNFNGLVRHYFLRDQPHHADVQINLVAKGERKAQSHQIAQRLRPEVQRIAREHGANVKVVEVPPGPPVQSVLVAEIYGPDYERQIAIARDVRRLFESTPGVVDVDDSIEADQVKYRFTVDRAKAALAGVPSDDIINTLRMALEGATVGLVHIPNEKEPVPIVLRLPQAERTGLEHFGEIGMKTASGGIVQLSELLKLEQTVQEKTIYHKNQKPVVYVTADVGGPGAERAESPVYGVLGVGKQLDAYRLPEGYHLEQHYASQPWSERRFALKWDGEWHITYETFRDMGIAFAVAMLLIYLLIVGEFQSFLTPLIIMAPIPLTLIGILPGHWLTGSYFTATSMIGFIALAGIIVRNSILLVDFIRIEQAQGVPSEEAVIRAGAIRTRPILLTAAALMVGAFVIILDPIFQGLAVSLLFGVGASTLLTLVVIPVLYYTLIGERSRPVPPPPEARDKDREPEHAGRMLEPAARP from the coding sequence GTGGCCGGAGAAGAAGAGCGGACCGTCATGAACGAGCAAGCACCCATCACGCATCACGCGTCACCGGGATCCATTGCTGTGAAGAACGAAATGGGTGCCCCGCATCACGCGTCACGCATCACCCATTACGGCCTTTCAGGCCGCATCGCGGCGCTCTTCATCAGCAGCAAGCTCACGCCGCTGATCGTCGTCGGTGTCCTGCTGCTCGGTCTCTTTGCGGTGCTCCTCACCCCGCGCGAGGAAGAGCCGCAGATCGTGGTTCCCATGGTCGATGTCTTCCTTCCGTTCCCCGGCGCCTCGGCCAAAGTGGTCGAAGAGCAACTGACCAAACCCATCGAGCGCAAGATTTCGGAGATCAAAGGCGTCGAGTACCTCTATTCGCTTTCCAGACCCGGCGGCGCGCTCCTGATCGTCCGCTTCTATGTCGGCGAGCCGATGGAGCAGAGTCTGGTGGACCTGTACGACAAGCTGATGTCCAACCAGGACCTCCTGCCGTCCGGCGCGGGACCGTTCCAGGTGAAGCCCCGCGACATCAACGACGTGCCGATCGTGACGATCACGCTCTCCAGCTCGCGCTATTCGGAATTCCACCTGCGCCGGCTGGCTCAGTCCGTCCTGGAGGAAGTCAAAAAGGTCCCGAATACCTCGGGCGGCTTCATCGTCGGGGGCGGCCGGCGTGAACTGCGCGTGCAACTCGATCCCAGCCGCCTGAAGGCGTACGGCGTCACCCCGTTGCACATCGCGTCCGTGATTCGAGGCGAAAACCTGTCGTTGCCGGCCGGCCGCTTTCAGAGCGAGAACCGGGACTACGTCGTGGAGACCGGCCGCTTCATCGGCTCGCGGGAGGATTTGGAATCGCTCGTCGTCGGAGTGTTTCGCCCGGACACGCGCTCCGGCCGCGATCTCGCCGAAGGCGCGGCTCGGCTGATTTATCTCCGCCAGGTCGCGGACGTCGCCGACGGCCCCGGCGAGACGACGAGCTATGTGTGGTTTGGCGTTGGCCCCTCACCCTCCCCTCTCCCCGCTGGCGGGGAGAGGGCTGGGGTGAGGGGAGAAACACCCGCCGTCACCGTCGCGATCGCCAAGCAGGCCCGCACCAACGCGGTCACGGTGGCCCGGGAGGTCGTCCGGAAGGTCGAGGAGCTCAAGGGAACGGTGCTGCCCGCGGATGTCCTGGTGACGGTCACGCGCGATTACGGCGAGACGGCGGATGAAAAGGCCAATGAGCTGCTCTGGCATTTGCTGATCGCCGTGGCGGCCGTGGTGGTCTTTTTGGGATTGGCTCTCGGTCCCCGTCCGGCGCTGGTCGTCTCGATCGCGATTCCGTTGACGCTGGCTCTGACCCTCTTCACCTCGATGCTGATCGGATACACGATCAATCGGGTCACGCTGTTCGCACTCATCTTTTCGATCGGCATCCTGGTGGATGACGCGATCGTGGTCGTCGAGAACACGTATCGACACCTCAGCCTCCGCGTGCTTCCGCATCGCGAGGCGTCGATCTACGCCGTGGACGAGGTCGGCAACCCGACCATTCTCGCCACGTTCACCGTCATCGCGGCCCTGCTGCCGATGGCCTTCGTCTCCGGCCTGATGGGACCGTACATGCGGCCCATCCCAGTCAACGCCTCCATCGCGATGTTCTTCTCGCTGCTCATCGCCTTCGTGGTCATCCCCTGGTTCTGCCAGAAATGCTACCGCCCCTCACCCTCCCCTCTCCCCAATGGGGAGAGGGCAAGGGAGAGGGGAATGGGAGAGGGCTCCGCTCAAGAGCAAGAGAGGGAGGCCCGCGGCTGGACGTACCGGCTCTACCAGCGGCTCCTGAACCCATTGCTCTCACACCCGGTCATCGCCTACGCCTTCCTGGCTGGTGTGGCGCTCCTGCTCCTGGCCTCGCTCGCGCTTTTCTCCACGCGGGCCGTGGCAGTGAAGATGCTGCCGTTCGACAACAAGAGCGAGCTGCAGATCGTGATCGACATGCCGGAGGGGACGACGCTGGAAGAAACCGCGCGGGTGACCCAGGCCCTCACCCGCTACGTGGCGACTGTGCCCGAGGTGCGCGATTATCAGGCCTACGTCGGCACCGCGTCCCCCTTCAACTTCAACGGACTCGTGCGGCATTACTTTCTCAGAGATCAGCCGCACCATGCCGACGTCCAGATCAACCTCGTGGCGAAAGGCGAGCGCAAGGCCCAAAGCCACCAGATTGCCCAGCGCCTGAGGCCGGAGGTGCAGCGGATCGCAAGAGAACACGGCGCCAACGTGAAGGTCGTGGAAGTGCCGCCCGGCCCGCCGGTGCAATCGGTGTTGGTGGCGGAGATTTACGGCCCCGACTACGAGCGACAGATCGCGATCGCGCGCGACGTGCGGCGCCTGTTCGAGAGTACGCCGGGCGTCGTGGACGTGGACGATTCCATCGAAGCGGACCAGGTCAAGTATCGCTTCACCGTGGATCGGGCCAAGGCGGCGCTGGCCGGCGTGCCGTCGGACGACATCATCAACACGCTGCGCATGGCGCTGGAAGGCGCCACGGTCGGCCTGGTGCACATCCCCAACGAGAAGGAGCCGGTGCCGATCGTCCTGCGCCTGCCGCAGGCGGAGCGGACCGGGCTGGAACACTTCGGCGAGATCGGGATGAAGACCGCCTCGGGCGGGATCGTCCAACTGTCCGAGTTGCTTAAGCTGGAGCAGACGGTGCAGGAGAAGACGATCTACCACAAGAACCAGAAACCCGTTGTCTATGTGACGGCGGATGTGGGCGGGCCTGGCGCCGAACGGGCGGAAAGCCCGGTCTATGGCGTGCTGGGGGTGGGAAAGCAACTCGACGCCTATCGCCTGCCGGAGGGCTATCACCTCGAGCAACACTACGCGTCGCAGCCCTGGTCGGAGCGCCGGTTCGCGCTGAAGTGGGACGGGGAGTGGCACATCACCTATGAAACGTTCCGCGACATGGGGATCGCCTTCGCCGTCGCGATGTTGCTGATCTATCTGTTGATCGTCGGCGAGTTCCAGTCGTTCCTCACGCCGCTCATCATCATGGCGCCGATCCCGCTGACGCTCATCGGAATTCTCCCCGGCCACTGGCTGACCGGCTCCTACTTTACCGCGACGTCGATGATCGGCTTCATCGCGCTGGCCGGCATCATCGTGCGGAACTCGATCCTGCTCGTTGACTTCATTCGAATCGAGCAGGCGCAGGGCGTCCCGAGCGAGGAAGCGGTGATCCGGGCCGGCGCGATCCGCACCAGGCCGATTCTGCTGACTGCGGCGGCGCTGATGGTCGGGGCCTTCGTCATCATTCTCGATCCGATCTTCCAAGGGTTGGCCGTCTCGCTGCTCTTCGGGGTCGGCGCCTCGACCCTGCTCACCCTGGTGGTCATCCCGGTGCTCTACTACACGTTGATCGGCGAGCGTTCCCGGCCTGTCCCTCCTCCGCCGGAGGCCCGCGACAAGGATCGAGAACCGGAGCATGCCGGCCGGATGCTTGAACCAGCGGCGAGGCCGTGA